The DNA region ACCCAAGGAAGAGGGTTTGGATAAATGTGGATAGAGCAAAGTTCAAAGACTTGATGAAGTTCATAAAGGAGATTGATCCTCACGCACAGTTCTCAATCATAATAGGCGAGGACAGGGGAGATTATCTAAGCGCAGAATACCACCTAGAATTATTCTATGAGCAGGAGCCAAGCTTATCCGTAATAGTTGCAACTGCATGCCCTAAGGACGACCCAAAAATACCGAGCTTAGGTGATGTATTCCCAAGCTCAGTGCCCTATGAGCGTGAAAACAAAGAATTCTTGGGAATCGAGTTTGAAGGAATTCCCGATCCAAGAAGGCTCTTCCTTCCAGATGACTTCCCAGAGGGAATTTACCCATTGAGGCTTGATGATAAGGGAATAAAGCCTGAGATGGTCAAGAACGCAGGTCACCCATACAAAATCAAAAAGGAGGGCTCAAAATGAACAATAGGATTGAGTATTGGGTTAAAATACCCATAGGTCCCATTCACCCTGCCTTAGAGGAGCCCGAGAAGTTCATAATAACCCTCGATGGAGAGCGTATAATTAATGTTGACGTAAAGCTCGGATACAACTTGAGGGGCCTTGAATGGATTGCAATGAGGAGGAACTACATACAGCTCATGTATTTGGCAGAGAGGATATGTGGAATATGTTCATTCTCCCACAACCACACCTATACAAGGGCCGTTGAGGAAATGGCTGGCATAGAAGTGCCAGAGAGAGCGGAATACATCAGGGTAATCGTGGGTGAGCTTGAGAGAATCCACTCTCACCTGCTCAACCTTGGAGTCGTTGGACACGCTATAGGCTACGACACCGTTCTCCATCTAAGCTGGCTTGCAAGAGAGAAGGTTATGGACATCCTAGAGGCCATAGGAGGAAACAGAGTTAACTACGCCATGAACACAATTGGAGGAGTTAGAAGAGACATTGAAGAGAAGCATAAGAGGGCCATTCTGGACATGATAGCATACTACAAGAACGAGATCATGCCCAAGATAGAGGAGATATTCCTCTACGACCCAACAGTTGAAGCTCGTTTGAGGGATGCTGGTGTTATTCCAAAGAGGATAGCGATTGAGTACAGTGCTCAAGGGCCTACGGCGAGAGGAAGCGGTATTAAAAAGGATGTTAGATACAATGAAAAGCTCGGTGTGTATCCTGACCTAGGTGTCAAGCCAATAACACCCAAAGAATTCACAGGAGTCATCAAGGGAGACGTTTTTGATAGAATGGTCGTTAGAGTTGGCGAGCTCTGGCAGAGCATGGAGCTTATAGAGAGGGCCTTTGACCAGATGCCTGAGGGGAAGATAAAGGCCTTTGTCAAGGATAACGTCGCACTAGTCAAGCTGAAGAAAGCAGATGGAGAGGGAATAGGAAGGTATGAAGCACCGAGAGGTGAGGTTATTCACTATGTCAGGGCAAATCCTGGAAAGGACATACCCTCAAAGTGGAAGGCAAGAGAGCCGACATTTCCAAATCTCTTCGCAGTTGCAAGGGCTTTGGTTGGCGAACAACTAGCAGATGTCCCAGTTGCAATAGCATCAATTGACCCATGTTTGAGCTGTACGGATAGAGTAGCGGTTATAGATGCAAGAACTGGAAAGAGGAAGATTTTAATGGAAAAAGACCTTCTTAGAGCTTCAATCGAGAAGACGAGAGAGATTAACCCAAAAGTTAGTGCCAAACCTGAGGTAGTTGGTATCGGCTGCCCAAGGGGTGATTTGCTATGAACCTCATTTACGCTACATTAGGCTTAATTGGGCTTTACATCTACGTTTCATTCGCTTCCCTGCTTTGGGAAGGCCTTGATAGGAAGCTCGTGGCGAGAATGCAGAGGAGAGTAGGTCCTCCCCTCTTGCAGCCCTTTTACGACTTCCTAAAGCTTGTGAGCAAGGAATCAATAATTCCAAGGCACGCAGGCAAAATATTTGAGCTTGCACCAGTGTTCGCCTTGACAGTTTCAATAGCTCTCCTAGCATACACGCCCTTCGGCTTTGCTCCACTTTTTAACACCAAAGGCGATGTCATTGTGTTTATTTATTTACTCACCTTAATCGCCTTCATTAGGGTAGTAGGGGCAATAAACTCAGGTTCACCTTACGCTCAAATAGGTGCTCAGAGGGAAATGATAATCTTAGTCTCAAGAGAAGTGCCCATGATGCTTGGCCTCTTTGCAATACTTTGGCGCTTAAGCAAGCTCGGCGTTAGCAAGCCATTCAGCTTGGCAACATTTTACGAGCACAACATCTGGGAAATTGGAACTCCTTTGGCTTTCATGGGTACGATAATACTCCTCTTAGTCTTCCTGGCATGGCTTGCAAGTGAAATTGAAGCGGGATACTTTAACATCCCTGAGGCTGAGCAAGAACTAGCTGAAGGTCCAATGGCAGAATACAGCGGAAGACATTTGGCTTTGTTCAAGCTCAGCAACGCTTTGAAGGAGTTTATAAGCGCAAGCTTAGTCGTGGCCATATTCTTCCCATGGGGCATAAGCGGTTTAGTAGGTCTCACAGGAACAAGCGCTATAATAGCCGACTTAATCTTCCACACACTCAAGGTCTTTGCAGTGCTTTTCGTAAGCATGAGCATCTTTAGGGCTGTAACAGGAAGGCTTAGGATCACGCAGGCAGTCCAAGTATTTTGGCTTAGAATGCTTCCAGCAGCAATCATAGGAGTATTGCTTATAGCAATTGACATCTTGGAGGTGATAGCATGAAAGTTCCACCAACTCTCTCTGTAGTCCTTGGAAACTTGCTCAAAAAACCAGCCACAAACCAATTCCCAAAGAGCGAGCCAGTCCCAACACCAGAGGGCTTTAGAGGAAAACTCCTATATGATAAGGACAAATGTATAGGGTGTAGGCTCTGTATA from Palaeococcus pacificus DY20341 includes:
- a CDS encoding NADH-quinone oxidoreductase subunit C, giving the protein MTPEEFIERIKEKFEVDAHISENKMPHPRKRVWINVDRAKFKDLMKFIKEIDPHAQFSIIIGEDRGDYLSAEYHLELFYEQEPSLSVIVATACPKDDPKIPSLGDVFPSSVPYERENKEFLGIEFEGIPDPRRLFLPDDFPEGIYPLRLDDKGIKPEMVKNAGHPYKIKKEGSK
- a CDS encoding hydrogenase large subunit, with protein sequence MNNRIEYWVKIPIGPIHPALEEPEKFIITLDGERIINVDVKLGYNLRGLEWIAMRRNYIQLMYLAERICGICSFSHNHTYTRAVEEMAGIEVPERAEYIRVIVGELERIHSHLLNLGVVGHAIGYDTVLHLSWLAREKVMDILEAIGGNRVNYAMNTIGGVRRDIEEKHKRAILDMIAYYKNEIMPKIEEIFLYDPTVEARLRDAGVIPKRIAIEYSAQGPTARGSGIKKDVRYNEKLGVYPDLGVKPITPKEFTGVIKGDVFDRMVVRVGELWQSMELIERAFDQMPEGKIKAFVKDNVALVKLKKADGEGIGRYEAPRGEVIHYVRANPGKDIPSKWKAREPTFPNLFAVARALVGEQLADVPVAIASIDPCLSCTDRVAVIDARTGKRKILMEKDLLRASIEKTREINPKVSAKPEVVGIGCPRGDLL
- a CDS encoding respiratory chain complex I subunit 1 family protein is translated as MNLIYATLGLIGLYIYVSFASLLWEGLDRKLVARMQRRVGPPLLQPFYDFLKLVSKESIIPRHAGKIFELAPVFALTVSIALLAYTPFGFAPLFNTKGDVIVFIYLLTLIAFIRVVGAINSGSPYAQIGAQREMIILVSREVPMMLGLFAILWRLSKLGVSKPFSLATFYEHNIWEIGTPLAFMGTIILLLVFLAWLASEIEAGYFNIPEAEQELAEGPMAEYSGRHLALFKLSNALKEFISASLVVAIFFPWGISGLVGLTGTSAIIADLIFHTLKVFAVLFVSMSIFRAVTGRLRITQAVQVFWLRMLPAAIIGVLLIAIDILEVIA